The Aneurinibacillus uraniidurans genome segment GTCTCAAAGCCCGCGTCGCCTCATCCGTCGGCTCTTCTCGCCATTCCTTATTCGGCATGGAACAAATCATGGAGTTTGACTGGAAGCTCGCTGTTGGTGATGTGACTTTATCCGAAGCAGAATTCCATGAGATCATCGAACAGAAGAAACATCTTGTCCGCATCCGGGGCCAATGGATTCAATTCGACGCCACCATGCTCGCCCAGCTACAAGCAATTATTAGAGAAGCTCAGACTGGAAAAGGCATGACATTTCGCGATGTGTTAACCCAGCACCTTCTGCCGTCAGAAGCACCCTCTTCTGACGAACTGCACGTCGACGTAGAATTGAATAAGCCACTGCGTACAATGGTCAGCCAGCTGTTACAAATGTCTACCATTCCTACAGTAGAAGCACCTACCTCTTTGCAAGGTGAATTACGCCCGTATCAGCTTGAAGGGATTGCCTGGCTTCTGTTCCTGCGACGGTTCGGACTCGGTGCCTGTCTCGCGGACGACATGGGGCTCGGAAAAACAGTGCAGTTCATCTCCTATTTGCTGCACGTCAAAGAAACAGAGGGCAAGCAGGCACCGTCATTACTCATCTGTCCAACTTCGGTGCTTGGCAACTGGCAAAAGGAGCTGCAGCACTTCGCTCCTTCCCTTACGGTGCATATTCATTACGGCTCCTCCCGAAAAAAAGGAGATGAGTTCATAAATGTCGCAAAAGATGTAGACCTTGTGCTCACATCGTATAACTTGTCGCATCTGGATGAAGACGATCTGCATGCGGTCACATGGAATACAATCTGCCTCGATGAAGCACAAACAATTAAAAACGCTCATACGAAGCAATCAAGTGCCATTCGCAGACTAAGTGGCTACCACCGCATCGCCCTGACCGGCACGCCGATTGAAAACCGGCTAACTGAGCTGTGGTCCATCTATGATTTTATTAATCCGGGTTATCTCGGCAGTCTAAGCGCCTTCACCCGACGCTTCGTGACACCGATCGAAAAGACAAAAGACAAAGTATTAATTGAAACGGTACAGCAATTGATTCGCCCATTCTTGCTGCGCCGGGTCAAAAAAGATCCAAAAATCCAGCTCGATCTGCCTGATAAATATGAAACGAAAGAATTCGTTTCTCTAACGGTCGAACAAGCGTCATTATACGAAGGCTTAATTCAGGACATGTTCACCAAAATCGAACAAGCCTCTCCGATGGAACGAAGAGGCCTGATTTTATCGACCTTAACCCGCTTAAAGCAGGTGTGTAACCACCCAGCGCTATTTTTAAAGGAAGGAAAAAATGCGGACTGGAAAGAACGCTCCCATAAAACAGAACGCCTTCTCACACTAGTAGATGAGCTTCGGCAGGAAGGAGATCGCTGTCTGATTTTCACACAGTTCGTCGAGACTGGGCATCTGCTGCGGGGTATTCTCGAACAAGAATTACAGCAGTCGGTTTACTTCCTTAATGGCAGTACACCAAAAGTGAAGCGGGATGAGATGATCGCGCGCTTCCAGGATGAGACATTGCCTGCCGATGCATCCTGTGGGATTTTTATTTTGTCCCTAAAAGCAGGTGGTACGGGCCTAAATCTCACCGCTGCCAATCACGTCTTCCACTTCGATCGCTGGTGGAATCCGGCAGTGGAGAATCAGGCGACAGACCGCACGTACCGCATCGGCCAGACCCGTCATGTTCATGTCCATACGTTCGTTACGATGGGTACGCTAGAGGAACGAATCGATGAGATGTTAACGCAAAAGCAGAACTTAAGCGAGCAAATCGTAGGCAGCGGAGAGAACTGGGTCACTGAGCTATCCACCGATGAACTGCGCGAGCTGTTTGCCCTGCGCAAAGAATGGATTGAATAAATGGAGGTGCTACTCCTTGTTTTTCATACAACGTGTGATGCGCTTTTTAGTCCCTTATAAGGGACTAAGCGCTTTACTATTCCTTGCCCTGATCATTGAATTAGCCTTCGAGACATTGTTACCACTTAGCTTTAAATTCATTATCGACAACGCAATTATACCGGGCGATTATCCAAAGCTAGTACTTATTCTCAGCTGTCTATTAATCGGGGCAATTCTCGTCATAATTGCTGGGATAAGCCGGGATTTTCTTTCCGCACGAATCGGAACCGCCATGATCCGAGATATGAATGTCACCATGTATGAACACTTACAAAAACTGTCCATGGACTTTTATGTCCGAACAAAAAGTGCCAACATCGTAGCGCGTTTTAATTCGGACCTCTCTGTTATAGAGAACTTCCTGATGCTTATTCCGTACGGAATTTTGTCGGTGTTAGGCTTAGTTTGCAACGTTATATTCTTGTTCGTACTTCAATGGAAACTTGCCCTGCTCGCCACCATTGCCCTGCCACTCTGTCTGCTCGGCCCCAAAATGCTTGGAGCTCGTGCCTCTGACAAGACCCTGCTGCTCAAAGAAACGCAGGCACAGATTGCTGAAGTCGTGCAGGAGAATGCAAGCGCACAACCCGTTCTAAAAGCATTCGGTCTAGAACGTTCTTCTATCAGCTCTTTTCATACGCTTATGGCTCGTTACACAAAAATCTTTACGAATGCCCATTTTTCCACGTTTCTCGTAGATCGTTCGACTAATATCGGCATTATCATTCTTAATCTTATCGTCATTTGCTCCGGTTCGATTCTCGCATTTCAAGGGTATCTCTCTATCGGTTCATTGCTCGCCTTTAATTCGATTCTGCTTAGCATTAGCACCCTGCTCGGTGGCATTACCTGGCTAGCTCCCCAGCTGATTCACGCTACGGCAGGAATGCGACGAATCGAAGCATTACTAGCAGAGCCCCCGACTCCTGATGCCGTGGCCACCCCTGCGCTTGCGCCGCTACAGCATGAGATTCGCTTCACCAATGTTACATTTGGGTATACGCCGGATCATCAAAACTTGAAGCAGATCAACCTCTCCATCCCAAAAGGAAGCTACGTAGCCTTCGTCGGTTCAAGTGGCTCTGGAAAGAGTACGATTATTAGTCTACTTATGCGGTTTTACGAACCATCCACCGGGGCAATCTCATTCGATGGTGTGAACATTCGTACGACGTCACTTTCTTCCCTCCGCTCCCAGATTGGAATTGTGTTTCAGGACAACTTCTTATTTAATACATCCATTCGGGAAAATATTCGGATGGGCAAACCAGATGCTTCTGACCAGGAGATTGAAGATGCGGCATGCGCTGCCGAAATTCACGACATCATTCTGTCATTTCCGGATGGATACGACACCTGTGTAGGCGAACGAGGCTCCATGCTTTCCGGTGGACAGCGCCAGCGCATCGCGATCGCCCGGGCCATTATTCGCAACCCTGCCATTTTAATTCTCGATGAAGCAACATCCGCGCTCGATCCGGCAACCGAGATGGCGATCAATCTCACCTTACAAAAACTGTCGCACAGCCGCACGGTTATCTCTGTCACACACCGCCTGGCATCTGTCGAACACGCAGACTGTATTTTCGTTCTGCATCAAGGTCAGCTGATTGAACAAGGAACCCATCAAGAACTATTAACCTTACCAAACGGAACATATCGAGATTCTTGGGACAAACAAAATGGCTTCCAGATGAGTGACAACGGCTTCTATGTGGAGGTTAAAGCGGAAAAGCTTAAAAAAATTCCGATTTTATCTACGCTAGATGATGAACTACTGCACGAGATTTCTCATTACTTCGTTACTGAATCGTACGCTAAAGATCGAGTTATCATTGAAGAGGGAGATTGGGGAGATCGATTTTATGTTATCGTACGAGGAAAAGTAGACGTGTTAAAAAATAAGGAGGGCGAAGAACAGGAACGAGTAGCATCGTTAGCAGACGGCGACTTCTTCGGGGAAATTGCGCTCTTGCAAGACGTCCGGCGCACCGCATCCATTCGCTCGGTTACACCTGTCATTCTGCTTAGTCTGCAACGCGAATTTTTCCAGCGCGTATTAAAACAAGCTCCTCACTTACAAGAAATGCTTCAGCGAGATTAACGTCCCGTTTTTTTCTTTCTATCATAATGAATCTCTTTAATCGAAAGCATCGGCTCTTTACCGGCGATCACAGCCTGAATTTTATCGGCGAATTCAGCCCGGACGAGATGCTTCAATGGCTGTTCGACATCGTTATAAAACTGAAATGCTCCCTGTGCCAGCAGGTCCCAGCGGTCGGCATACCGCAACAAATCATCCGGCATGACCCGTACCCGGTCCGTTCCTTCTTCTGGAAAGCATTCAAACGGAACATCGACATTCAATGTACCATAATCATCTGTTAGCTGCTCACCTGGATAAATATCCTGCGCCGCCAGCTCGATCTCATACGCGGTCCCTACACAATTCGCATGAAAGCTATGATTGACGTACTTTCCAATGTCCCAGCACAAAATGTACTGCCCATGCTGGTTGCGATACGAATATTTGAGCACATCCTTTTGGCGAAGCGGCTCAAGTGACTCTACGACTGATTCTTCTAAAATTTGATCGAGATCGTCTAATGCCCAGGTAATCGTTCCTTTCGGGATGAATCGGGTCGCAAACACACCGAATCCGATCTGATCATTAATGTACCGTAACTCTGTGTCAGGATGCATCATAAGACTTCCTCCATTTTTTTCATTTTTTCATTCATATTAAACAACATAAGATAACGTGTAAACATATATTGTATCCAGATCTTCGTTACAGGTCATGGAAGAACCTAAAAAGCCCTGCTGCACATAATGTTCAGCGGGGCCTCT includes the following:
- a CDS encoding ATP-binding cassette domain-containing protein is translated as MFFIQRVMRFLVPYKGLSALLFLALIIELAFETLLPLSFKFIIDNAIIPGDYPKLVLILSCLLIGAILVIIAGISRDFLSARIGTAMIRDMNVTMYEHLQKLSMDFYVRTKSANIVARFNSDLSVIENFLMLIPYGILSVLGLVCNVIFLFVLQWKLALLATIALPLCLLGPKMLGARASDKTLLLKETQAQIAEVVQENASAQPVLKAFGLERSSISSFHTLMARYTKIFTNAHFSTFLVDRSTNIGIIILNLIVICSGSILAFQGYLSIGSLLAFNSILLSISTLLGGITWLAPQLIHATAGMRRIEALLAEPPTPDAVATPALAPLQHEIRFTNVTFGYTPDHQNLKQINLSIPKGSYVAFVGSSGSGKSTIISLLMRFYEPSTGAISFDGVNIRTTSLSSLRSQIGIVFQDNFLFNTSIRENIRMGKPDASDQEIEDAACAAEIHDIILSFPDGYDTCVGERGSMLSGGQRQRIAIARAIIRNPAILILDEATSALDPATEMAINLTLQKLSHSRTVISVTHRLASVEHADCIFVLHQGQLIEQGTHQELLTLPNGTYRDSWDKQNGFQMSDNGFYVEVKAEKLKKIPILSTLDDELLHEISHYFVTESYAKDRVIIEEGDWGDRFYVIVRGKVDVLKNKEGEEQERVASLADGDFFGEIALLQDVRRTASIRSVTPVILLSLQREFFQRVLKQAPHLQEMLQRD
- a CDS encoding SET domain-containing protein — protein: MMHPDTELRYINDQIGFGVFATRFIPKGTITWALDDLDQILEESVVESLEPLRQKDVLKYSYRNQHGQYILCWDIGKYVNHSFHANCVGTAYEIELAAQDIYPGEQLTDDYGTLNVDVPFECFPEEGTDRVRVMPDDLLRYADRWDLLAQGAFQFYNDVEQPLKHLVRAEFADKIQAVIAGKEPMLSIKEIHYDRKKKTGR